In the Candidatus Latescibacterota bacterium genome, one interval contains:
- a CDS encoding DUF4031 domain-containing protein translates to MEFGLKIGLRQTWLQNTGKNSVHFDAMNSKIDAAINMGARQVDHKDMRDIYLKKKQQLAEAQRSIQKKKE, encoded by the coding sequence ATTGAGTTCGGCCTTAAGATAGGTCTGCGTCAGACTTGGCTCCAAAACACGGGTAAAAACAGCGTTCATTTTGATGCCATGAACAGCAAGATTGACGCGGCGATCAACATGGGAGCGAGACAGGTTGACCATAAGGATATGCGTGATATATATTTGAAGAAGAAGCAGCAGTTGGCGGAAGCACAACGCAGTATCCAGAAGAAGAAGGAGTAG